In a single window of the Oncorhynchus tshawytscha isolate Ot180627B unplaced genomic scaffold, Otsh_v2.0 Un_contig_10661_pilon_pilon, whole genome shotgun sequence genome:
- the LOC112239377 gene encoding uncharacterized protein LOC112239377 isoform X2, producing MSSSRQVPPKKRKPTATYLKRRKINEESLKSSGTAFIGQVIKFWNSSLWEGVDRIEDYVEKLLHSIFFLGHIHEARLLPNAFFESQAVKDKLETTFQMAFHNYMSPPCQTPFSILLTLAVRLCGHGDEYKIQEHLLSFLGALKLPPKIKGESNYTNYYTLEATVIAVCYNETPGALRPVKYYGASLSCRGERAKRIMINQSCLNVWHDYVSYAVLSFRHDEQGNGISFPGTVKCRAFYRNHQTNCYEDRRPCNNCGDLFSLSNPETDRNDFPYGNCAETECLSNLIFNDEDVRSNMILGIYYKRKT from the exons ATGAGCAGCTCC AGGCAGGTACCACCTAAAAAAAG GAAACCAACAGCTACATATCTGAAACGGAGGAAAATAAATGAAGAAAGCTTAAAGTCATCAGGAACAGCATTTATTGGACAGGTTATAAAGTTTTGGAATAGTTCCCTGTGGGAGGGAGTTGACAGAATAGAAGATTACGTGGAAAAG TTGCTTCACAGCATCTTTTTCTTAGGTCACATTCATGAGGCCCGTCTTCTTCCAAATGCCTTCTTTGAGTCTCAAGCGGTGAAGGACAAATTAGAAACAACATTTCAAATGGCATTCCACAATTACATGTCTCCACCCTGTCAGACTCCATTTTCCATTCTTCTGACTTTG GCTGTCAGGCTTTGTGGTCATGGGGACGAATATAAAATACAAGAACATCTTCTAAGTTTCCTGGGAGCATTGAAATTGCCCCCCAAAATAAAAGGCGAGAGTAACTACACCAACTACTACACTCTGGAGGCTACTGTCATAGCTGTGTGCTACAACGAAACCCCTGGAGCCCTCAGACCAGTGAAGTACTATGGAGCATCCCTGTcctgcagaggggagagagcaaagaGAATTATGATCAATCAGTCTTGTCTAAACGTGTGGCATGACTATGTGTCTTATGCAGTGTTGTCATTCAGACATGATGAACAGGGAAACGGTATCAGCTTCCCTGGCACCGTAAAATGCAGAGCATTCTACAGGAATCACCAGACCAATTGTTATGAAGACCGAAGGCCGTGCAATAACTGTGGggatcttttctctctctcaaatcctGAGACGGACAGAAATGACTTTCCCTACGGAAACTGTGCCGAAACGGAGTGCCTGAGTaaccttattttcaatgatgaggATGTCAGGAGCAACATGATTTTGGGAATCTACTACAAACGGAAAACCTGA
- the LOC112239377 gene encoding uncharacterized protein LOC112239377 isoform X1 yields the protein MDVTSSFSSFLCPALKHFNSQSFICLVSAPTAIMSSSRQVPPKKRKPTATYLKRRKINEESLKSSGTAFIGQVIKFWNSSLWEGVDRIEDYVEKLLHSIFFLGHIHEARLLPNAFFESQAVKDKLETTFQMAFHNYMSPPCQTPFSILLTLAVRLCGHGDEYKIQEHLLSFLGALKLPPKIKGESNYTNYYTLEATVIAVCYNETPGALRPVKYYGASLSCRGERAKRIMINQSCLNVWHDYVSYAVLSFRHDEQGNGISFPGTVKCRAFYRNHQTNCYEDRRPCNNCGDLFSLSNPETDRNDFPYGNCAETECLSNLIFNDEDVRSNMILGIYYKRKT from the exons ATGGATGTTacttcttccttctcttcttttctGTGCCCCGCCCTAAAACATTTTAACTCCCAGTCATTCATTTGCTTGGTTTCAGCACCCACGGCAATCATGAGCAGCTCC AGGCAGGTACCACCTAAAAAAAG GAAACCAACAGCTACATATCTGAAACGGAGGAAAATAAATGAAGAAAGCTTAAAGTCATCAGGAACAGCATTTATTGGACAGGTTATAAAGTTTTGGAATAGTTCCCTGTGGGAGGGAGTTGACAGAATAGAAGATTACGTGGAAAAG TTGCTTCACAGCATCTTTTTCTTAGGTCACATTCATGAGGCCCGTCTTCTTCCAAATGCCTTCTTTGAGTCTCAAGCGGTGAAGGACAAATTAGAAACAACATTTCAAATGGCATTCCACAATTACATGTCTCCACCCTGTCAGACTCCATTTTCCATTCTTCTGACTTTG GCTGTCAGGCTTTGTGGTCATGGGGACGAATATAAAATACAAGAACATCTTCTAAGTTTCCTGGGAGCATTGAAATTGCCCCCCAAAATAAAAGGCGAGAGTAACTACACCAACTACTACACTCTGGAGGCTACTGTCATAGCTGTGTGCTACAACGAAACCCCTGGAGCCCTCAGACCAGTGAAGTACTATGGAGCATCCCTGTcctgcagaggggagagagcaaagaGAATTATGATCAATCAGTCTTGTCTAAACGTGTGGCATGACTATGTGTCTTATGCAGTGTTGTCATTCAGACATGATGAACAGGGAAACGGTATCAGCTTCCCTGGCACCGTAAAATGCAGAGCATTCTACAGGAATCACCAGACCAATTGTTATGAAGACCGAAGGCCGTGCAATAACTGTGGggatcttttctctctctcaaatcctGAGACGGACAGAAATGACTTTCCCTACGGAAACTGTGCCGAAACGGAGTGCCTGAGTaaccttattttcaatgatgaggATGTCAGGAGCAACATGATTTTGGGAATCTACTACAAACGGAAAACCTGA